The following proteins are encoded in a genomic region of Burkholderia pyrrocinia:
- the bamA gene encoding outer membrane protein assembly factor BamA — protein sequence MLFKPHRFVPKTVAAAALAAHGLAAHAAAPFVVQDIKIEGLQRVEAGSVFAYLPIKQGDTFTDDKASEAIRALYATGFFNDVRIATQGNVVIVQVQERPAIASIDFTGTKEFDKDNLTKALRAVGLADGRYYDKALVDKAEQELKRQYLTRGFYAAEVKTTITPVDANRVSILFAVAEGPSAKIRQINFIGNKAFSTGTLRDEMQLSTPNWFSWYTKNDLYSKEKLTGDLEAVRSYYLNRGYLEFNIESTQVSISPDKKDMYLTVTLHEGEPYTVSGIKLSGNLLDRQAELNKLIKIKPGDRFSAEKLQQTTKSIVDKLGEYGYAFATVNAQPDIDQANHKVNLNLVVDPSRRVYVRRINVVGNTRTRDEVVRREMRQLESSWFDSNRLALSKDRVNRLGYFTNVDVTTVPVEGTNDQVDVNVKVDEKPTGAITLGAGFSSTDKVVLSAGVSQDNVFGSGTSLSVNVNTAKSYRTLTVTQVDPYFTVDGIKRITDVYYRTYQPLYYSTSSSFRIISAGGNLKFGIPFSEVDTVYFGAGFEQNRLDVDSNTPQSYQDYVNQFGRVSNTVPLTIAWSRDARDSALIPSRGYFTQANMEYGVPVGKIQYYKADLQAQYYYSFSRGFILGMNLQGGYGNGIGNPYPIFKNYYAGGIGSVRGYEPSSLGPRDTKTNDPIGGSKMVVGNIELTFPLPGTGYDRTLRVFTFLDGGNVWGNAPGGTSTGANGLRYGYGVGLAWISPIGPLKLSLGFPLQKHEGDQYQKFQFQIGTAF from the coding sequence ATGTTGTTCAAACCTCATCGCTTTGTACCTAAGACAGTTGCGGCGGCCGCGCTCGCCGCTCACGGCCTCGCGGCGCATGCAGCGGCACCGTTCGTGGTGCAAGACATCAAGATCGAGGGGCTGCAGCGCGTCGAAGCGGGTTCGGTGTTCGCCTATCTGCCAATCAAGCAGGGCGACACCTTCACGGACGACAAGGCATCCGAAGCAATTCGCGCGCTGTACGCGACGGGCTTTTTCAACGACGTGCGCATCGCCACGCAGGGCAATGTCGTGATCGTGCAGGTGCAGGAGCGTCCGGCCATTGCGTCGATCGACTTCACCGGCACGAAGGAATTCGACAAGGACAACCTGACGAAGGCGCTGCGTGCAGTCGGTCTCGCCGACGGCCGCTACTACGACAAGGCGCTCGTCGACAAGGCGGAGCAGGAGCTGAAGCGCCAGTACCTGACGCGAGGCTTCTACGCGGCCGAGGTCAAGACGACGATCACGCCGGTCGACGCGAACCGCGTGTCGATCCTGTTCGCGGTGGCCGAAGGCCCGAGCGCGAAGATCCGCCAGATCAACTTCATCGGCAACAAGGCATTCAGCACCGGTACGCTGCGCGACGAGATGCAGCTGTCGACGCCGAATTGGTTCTCCTGGTACACGAAGAACGACCTGTACTCGAAGGAAAAGCTGACGGGCGACCTCGAGGCCGTGCGCTCGTACTACCTGAACCGCGGCTACCTCGAGTTCAACATCGAGTCGACCCAGGTGTCGATCTCGCCGGACAAGAAGGACATGTACCTGACGGTCACGCTGCACGAAGGCGAGCCGTACACGGTGTCGGGCATCAAGCTGTCGGGCAACCTGCTCGACCGCCAGGCCGAACTCAACAAGCTGATCAAGATCAAGCCGGGCGACCGTTTCTCGGCCGAAAAGCTGCAGCAGACCACCAAGTCGATCGTCGACAAGCTCGGCGAATACGGCTACGCGTTCGCGACTGTCAACGCGCAGCCGGACATCGACCAGGCGAACCACAAGGTGAACCTGAACCTCGTCGTCGATCCGAGCCGCCGCGTGTACGTGCGCCGCATCAACGTCGTCGGCAACACGCGTACGCGTGACGAAGTGGTGCGCCGCGAAATGCGCCAGCTCGAAAGCTCGTGGTTCGATTCGAACCGCCTCGCGCTGTCGAAGGACCGCGTGAACCGCCTCGGCTACTTCACCAACGTCGACGTGACGACGGTGCCCGTCGAAGGCACGAACGACCAGGTCGACGTGAACGTGAAGGTCGACGAAAAGCCGACCGGCGCGATCACGCTGGGCGCCGGCTTCTCGTCGACGGACAAGGTCGTGCTGTCGGCCGGCGTGTCGCAGGACAACGTGTTCGGTTCGGGCACGAGCCTGTCGGTGAACGTCAACACCGCGAAGAGCTACCGTACGCTGACCGTCACGCAGGTCGACCCGTACTTCACGGTCGACGGCATCAAGCGGATCACGGACGTCTACTACCGCACGTACCAGCCGCTCTACTATTCGACGAGCTCGAGCTTCCGGATCATCAGCGCGGGCGGCAACCTGAAGTTCGGCATCCCGTTCTCGGAAGTCGACACCGTCTACTTCGGCGCGGGCTTCGAGCAGAACCGCCTCGACGTCGATTCGAACACGCCGCAGAGCTACCAGGATTACGTGAACCAGTTCGGCCGCGTGTCGAACACGGTGCCGCTGACCATCGCGTGGTCGCGCGACGCGCGTGACAGCGCGCTGATTCCGAGCCGCGGCTACTTCACGCAGGCGAACATGGAGTACGGCGTACCGGTCGGCAAGATCCAGTACTACAAGGCCGATTTGCAGGCCCAGTACTACTATTCGTTCTCGCGCGGCTTCATCCTGGGCATGAACCTGCAGGGCGGCTACGGTAACGGTATCGGCAACCCGTACCCGATCTTCAAGAACTACTACGCGGGCGGTATCGGCTCCGTGCGTGGCTACGAGCCGAGTTCGCTGGGCCCGCGCGACACGAAGACGAACGACCCGATCGGCGGCTCGAAGATGGTCGTCGGCAACATCGAACTGACGTTCCCGCTGCCGGGCACGGGCTACGACCGCACGCTGCGCGTGTTCACGTTCCTCGACGGCGGTAACGTGTGGGGCAACGCGCCGGGCGGCACGAGTACGGGCGCCAACGGCCTGCGTTACGGCTACGGTGTGGGTCTCGCGTGGATCTCGCCGATCGGGCCGCTGAAGCTGAGCCTCGGCTTCCCGCTGCAGAAGCACGAAGGCGACCAGTACCAGAAATTCCAGTTCCAGATCGGGACGGCGTTCTGA
- the uppS gene encoding polyprenyl diphosphate synthase, which translates to MTYTSSTVRVPDVGVVPRHIAIIMDGNGRWATERRLPRVAGHTRGVDAVRAVVEGCARAGVEYLTLFAFSSENWRRPTDEVSFLMRLFITALEREVGKLHANGIRLRVVGDLDRFEPRIRELIRRAETKTARNTRLTLTIAANYGGRWDILQATKKLIEQSVREGREVEVTEDAFAPHLAMAYAPEPDLFIRTGGEQRVSNFLLWQLAYAEFYFTEKYWPDFDGAALADAMASYTERERRFGRTSAQLEPQSQNADSLSC; encoded by the coding sequence ATGACCTATACCAGCTCTACCGTTCGCGTGCCTGACGTCGGCGTCGTGCCGCGTCACATCGCGATCATCATGGACGGCAACGGCCGTTGGGCCACCGAACGCCGCTTGCCGCGCGTCGCGGGGCATACCCGCGGCGTCGATGCCGTGCGGGCGGTGGTCGAAGGCTGCGCGCGCGCCGGCGTCGAATACCTGACGCTGTTCGCGTTCAGTTCGGAAAACTGGCGCCGGCCGACCGACGAAGTGTCGTTCCTGATGCGGCTATTCATCACCGCGCTCGAGCGCGAGGTCGGCAAGCTGCATGCGAACGGGATCCGCCTGCGTGTCGTCGGCGATCTCGACCGCTTCGAGCCGCGTATCCGCGAACTGATTCGCCGCGCCGAAACCAAGACGGCGCGCAACACCCGCCTGACGCTCACCATTGCTGCCAACTACGGCGGCCGGTGGGACATCCTGCAGGCGACGAAGAAACTCATCGAGCAGTCCGTGCGCGAGGGTCGCGAGGTCGAAGTGACCGAGGACGCATTCGCGCCGCACCTGGCGATGGCCTATGCGCCGGAGCCCGATCTTTTCATCCGTACAGGCGGCGAGCAGCGCGTCAGCAACTTCCTGCTGTGGCAGCTCGCGTACGCCGAATTCTATTTCACCGAAAAATACTGGCCGGATTTCGACGGCGCGGCGCTGGCCGACGCGATGGCGTCGTATACCGAGCGCGAGCGCCGTTTCGGGCGCACGAGTGCGCAGCTCGAACCGCAATCGCAGAACGCCGATTCCCTTTCATGCTGA
- a CDS encoding phosphatidate cytidylyltransferase, with translation MLKTRVITAVVMLAVLLPVTLFAPLTAFGALIGAVLVFAAWEWARLLKLGGAGPVVYAVVAALALAATTPLGMDAASSRPLFMAAGVFWLLVGPFTLRRKPELAGGVWRPFLLAAGLVVFAACWHALVAARAQGVPFVLSLLLVVWLADIGAYFAGKAFGKRKLAITISPGKSWEGAIGGWLAVMVVAGVAMAAHVFEPTLFSAFAVRYGMPGAWAALTLLVAYSVIGDLFESLLKRQAGVKDSSGLLPGHGGVLDRVDALLPVLPLAMLLLG, from the coding sequence ATGCTGAAAACCCGTGTGATCACGGCGGTCGTGATGCTGGCCGTGCTGCTGCCGGTGACGCTGTTCGCGCCGCTCACCGCGTTCGGCGCGCTGATCGGCGCCGTGCTCGTGTTTGCCGCGTGGGAGTGGGCGCGCCTGCTGAAGCTGGGCGGCGCCGGCCCGGTCGTCTATGCGGTCGTCGCGGCGCTCGCGCTGGCGGCAACCACGCCGCTCGGCATGGATGCGGCTTCGTCCCGTCCCCTTTTCATGGCGGCCGGCGTGTTCTGGCTGCTGGTCGGCCCGTTCACGCTGCGGCGCAAGCCCGAACTCGCGGGCGGCGTGTGGCGGCCGTTCCTGCTGGCGGCCGGCCTCGTCGTGTTTGCGGCCTGCTGGCATGCGCTCGTCGCGGCGCGTGCGCAGGGCGTGCCGTTCGTGCTGTCGCTGCTTCTGGTCGTCTGGCTGGCCGATATCGGTGCATACTTCGCGGGCAAGGCCTTCGGAAAGCGTAAACTGGCCATCACGATCAGTCCCGGAAAGAGCTGGGAAGGTGCGATCGGCGGCTGGCTCGCGGTGATGGTCGTCGCCGGTGTCGCGATGGCTGCGCATGTGTTCGAGCCGACCCTGTTTTCTGCATTCGCCGTGCGCTACGGAATGCCCGGTGCGTGGGCCGCGCTGACGCTGCTGGTCGCGTACAGCGTGATCGGCGACCTGTTCGAGTCGCTGCTGAAGCGGCAGGCGGGCGTAAAGGATTCGAGCGGACTGCTGCCTGGCCATGGCGGCGTTCTTGACCGTGTTGACGCGCTGCTGCCGGTGCTGCCGCTCGCGATGCTGCTGCTTGGTTAA
- the pyrH gene encoding UMP kinase, whose product MSNAYKRVLLKLSGEALMGDDAFGINRATIERMVADIAEVVRLGTQLAVVIGGGNIFRGVAGGAAGMDRATADYMGMLATMMNALALQDAMRHAGIEARVQSALRMDQVVEPYIRPRAIRQLEEGRVVIFAAGTGNPFFTTDTAAALRGSEVGAEVVLKATKVDGVYSADPKKDPSATRYTTISFDEAISRNLQVMDATAFALCRDQKLPIRVFSINKPGALKRIVLGEDEGTLVHV is encoded by the coding sequence ATGTCCAATGCCTATAAACGCGTCCTCCTCAAACTCTCCGGCGAAGCGCTGATGGGCGACGATGCCTTTGGCATCAATCGCGCGACGATCGAACGGATGGTGGCCGATATCGCCGAAGTCGTGCGTCTCGGTACGCAGCTCGCGGTCGTGATCGGTGGCGGTAATATTTTCCGCGGTGTCGCGGGGGGCGCGGCCGGCATGGATCGCGCGACCGCCGACTACATGGGGATGCTCGCGACGATGATGAACGCGCTGGCGCTGCAGGACGCGATGCGCCACGCCGGCATCGAGGCGCGCGTGCAGTCCGCGCTGCGGATGGATCAGGTCGTCGAGCCGTACATCCGGCCGCGCGCGATCCGTCAGCTCGAGGAAGGCCGGGTCGTGATCTTCGCGGCCGGCACGGGCAACCCGTTCTTCACGACGGACACAGCCGCTGCGCTGCGCGGTTCGGAAGTGGGCGCCGAGGTCGTGTTGAAGGCGACCAAGGTCGATGGCGTATATTCTGCCGATCCGAAGAAGGATCCGTCGGCCACGCGCTACACGACGATCAGCTTCGACGAGGCGATCAGCCGCAACCTGCAGGTGATGGACGCGACGGCCTTCGCGCTGTGCCGCGACCAGAAGCTGCCGATTCGCGTGTTTTCGATCAACAAGCCGGGCGCGCTCAAGCGCATCGTGCTGGGCGAGGACGAAGGTACGCTCGTCCACGTGTAA
- the rseP gene encoding RIP metalloprotease RseP — translation MNVLVELIAFAVAIGVLVVVHEYGHYRVARWCGVKVLRFSIGFGQPVARWVSRRTGTEWTLSALPLGGYVKMLDERDPGPGIKPEELGQAFNRQSVYKRIAIVAAGPIANFLLAIVLFSVVFASGVTEPAAVVAPPAAGTVAARAGFDGSETIVSIRNAQGGESEPVRSWSDLRWKLLSAAFDHREIVLGARDGNTTFDFRVDLRNVPESQLDDDFMAHLGFETGGGTLSVASVQPGSAAEQAGLKAGDKLVALDGKPIGGASRFIDSVKHHAGKALGLQIERDGAAQTVSIVPQMQRDDESGQQVGRIGAALSMHTPSVDVRYGPIESLQLGGHRTWDISVYSLRMFGRMITGNASLKNLSGPVTIADYAGKSARLGPSAFLSFLALVSISLGVLNLLPIPVLDGGHLLYYAVEAATGKAVSERWQLILQRAGLICIVALSAIALFNDLARLIHF, via the coding sequence ATGAACGTGCTGGTCGAACTGATCGCGTTTGCGGTGGCGATCGGGGTGCTGGTCGTCGTGCATGAGTACGGACATTATCGTGTCGCGCGCTGGTGCGGCGTGAAGGTGCTGCGTTTCTCGATCGGCTTCGGCCAGCCCGTCGCACGCTGGGTCAGCCGCAGGACGGGCACCGAGTGGACGCTGTCCGCGCTGCCGCTCGGCGGCTACGTGAAGATGCTCGACGAGCGCGATCCGGGCCCCGGCATCAAGCCGGAGGAACTCGGGCAGGCGTTCAACCGGCAGTCGGTCTACAAGCGCATCGCGATCGTCGCGGCCGGGCCAATTGCGAACTTCCTGTTGGCAATCGTGCTGTTTTCCGTTGTATTCGCGTCCGGCGTGACCGAGCCGGCCGCGGTCGTCGCACCACCGGCCGCCGGCACGGTGGCGGCCCGCGCGGGCTTCGACGGCAGCGAGACGATCGTGTCGATCCGCAACGCGCAGGGCGGCGAGTCGGAGCCGGTGCGGTCGTGGTCGGACCTGCGCTGGAAGCTGCTGTCGGCCGCGTTCGATCACCGCGAGATCGTGCTCGGCGCGCGCGACGGCAACACGACGTTCGATTTCCGCGTCGATCTCCGCAATGTTCCCGAAAGTCAGCTCGACGACGATTTCATGGCCCATCTGGGCTTCGAGACTGGCGGCGGCACGCTGTCGGTCGCGTCGGTACAGCCCGGCAGCGCGGCGGAACAGGCGGGCCTGAAGGCCGGCGACAAGCTGGTCGCGCTCGACGGCAAGCCGATCGGCGGCGCGTCGCGCTTCATCGATTCCGTGAAGCACCATGCGGGCAAGGCGCTCGGCCTGCAGATCGAGCGCGACGGCGCCGCGCAGACGGTATCGATCGTGCCGCAGATGCAGCGCGACGACGAATCGGGGCAGCAGGTCGGCCGCATCGGCGCGGCGCTGTCGATGCACACGCCGTCCGTCGACGTGCGCTACGGGCCGATCGAGAGCCTGCAGCTCGGCGGGCACCGCACGTGGGACATCTCCGTGTATTCGCTGCGGATGTTCGGGCGGATGATCACGGGCAACGCGTCGCTGAAGAACCTGTCCGGCCCCGTGACGATCGCCGACTACGCGGGCAAGAGCGCGCGGCTCGGTCCGTCGGCGTTCCTGTCGTTCCTCGCCCTTGTCAGCATTAGCCTTGGCGTCCTGAACTTGTTGCCGATTCCCGTTTTGGACGGGGGGCATCTGTTATATTATGCGGTTGAAGCCGCGACCGGGAAAGCCGTCTCGGAGCGCTGGCAGCTGATTCTGCAAAGAGCCGGGTTGATCTGCATCGTCGCGTTGTCGGCGATCGCGCTGTTCAACGATCTGGCTCGGTTAATCCATTTCTGA
- the map gene encoding type I methionyl aminopeptidase — MAITLKNEHDIAEMRVACRLASEVLDFITPHVVAGVTTAELDRLCHEFMLNEQGTIPAPLNYQPPGYPPYPKATCISVNDVICHGIPGEKVVKNGDALNIDITVIKNGYFGDTSRMFIVGEGSILAKRLVQTTYECMWLGIDQVKPGAHLGDIGYAIQKHAEAQGYSVVREYCGHGIGTVFHEDPQVVHYGRPGTGIELKAGMIFTIEPMINAGKRDIRTMPDQWTVKTRDRSLSAQWEHTVLVTETGYEVLTVSAGTPARPVFAQPAAAV; from the coding sequence ATGGCTATTACGCTCAAAAACGAACACGATATCGCCGAGATGCGCGTCGCCTGCCGTCTCGCGAGCGAAGTGCTCGACTTCATCACGCCGCACGTCGTCGCAGGCGTCACGACCGCCGAACTCGATCGCCTCTGCCATGAGTTCATGCTCAACGAACAGGGCACGATCCCCGCGCCGCTGAACTACCAGCCGCCCGGCTACCCGCCGTACCCGAAGGCCACCTGCATCTCGGTCAACGACGTGATCTGCCACGGCATTCCCGGCGAGAAGGTGGTCAAGAACGGCGACGCGCTGAACATCGACATCACCGTGATCAAGAACGGCTACTTCGGCGACACGAGCCGGATGTTCATCGTCGGCGAGGGCTCGATCCTCGCGAAGCGCCTCGTGCAGACCACCTACGAATGCATGTGGCTCGGCATCGACCAGGTCAAGCCCGGCGCGCACCTCGGCGACATCGGCTACGCGATCCAGAAGCATGCGGAAGCGCAGGGCTACAGCGTCGTGCGCGAATACTGCGGCCACGGCATCGGCACGGTGTTCCACGAGGATCCGCAGGTCGTGCACTACGGCCGTCCCGGCACGGGCATCGAACTGAAGGCCGGGATGATCTTCACGATCGAGCCGATGATCAACGCCGGCAAGCGCGACATCCGCACGATGCCCGACCAGTGGACGGTCAAGACGCGCGACCGCAGCCTGTCCGCGCAGTGGGAGCACACGGTGCTCGTCACCGAAACCGGCTACGAGGTGCTGACCGTGTCGGCCGGCACGCCGGCGCGCCCCGTGTTCGCGCAACCGGCCGCTGCGGTCTGA
- the frr gene encoding ribosome recycling factor has translation MSVADTKKGVEQKMQRSIEAFKNDLAKIRTGRAHTGLLDHVQVDYYGSMVPISQVANLTLVDARTIGVQPWEKPMVAKVEKAIREADLGLNPATSGDLIRVPMPALTEERRRELTKVVKSEGETAKVAIRNLRRDANEALKKLVKDKEISEDDERRASDEVQKLTDKHVTEIDKLVQSKEAEIMTV, from the coding sequence ATGAGTGTCGCTGATACCAAGAAGGGCGTCGAGCAGAAGATGCAGCGCTCGATCGAAGCGTTCAAGAACGATCTGGCAAAGATCCGCACGGGCCGTGCACACACCGGTCTGCTCGATCACGTGCAGGTCGACTACTACGGGTCGATGGTGCCGATCTCGCAGGTCGCGAACCTGACGCTCGTCGACGCGCGCACGATCGGCGTGCAGCCGTGGGAAAAGCCGATGGTCGCGAAGGTCGAGAAGGCCATTCGCGAAGCCGATCTGGGCCTGAACCCCGCGACGTCCGGCGACCTGATCCGCGTGCCGATGCCCGCGCTGACGGAAGAGCGCCGCCGCGAGCTGACCAAGGTCGTCAAGAGCGAAGGCGAAACGGCCAAGGTCGCGATCCGCAACCTGCGCCGCGACGCGAACGAAGCGCTCAAGAAGCTCGTGAAGGACAAGGAAATCTCGGAAGACGACGAGCGCCGTGCGAGCGACGAGGTGCAGAAGCTGACCGACAAGCATGTCACCGAAATCGACAAGCTCGTGCAGAGCAAGGAAGCCGAGATCATGACGGTCTGA
- a CDS encoding 1-deoxy-D-xylulose-5-phosphate reductoisomerase: MQKRLTLLGSTGSIGDSTLDVVARHPERFSVYALSAHRNGDKLVEQCLRFAPEVAVVGDAATAAHVDAKLRAAGSKTIVLHGPQALVDVSKSDGCDTVVAAIVGAAGLAPSLAAARAGKRILLANKEALVMSGAIFMDAVRDHGAILLPVDSEHNAIFQCMPRDAAEHGGISKIILTASGGPFRTREPATLVDVTPDEACKHPNWVMGRKISVDSATMMNKGLEVIEAHWIFGLPGDRIDVLIHPQSVIHSLVSYRDGSVLAQLGNPDMRTPIAHALAFPDRVDAGVDQLDLAQIAQLSFEQPDYARFPCLALALKALEEGGIASAALNAANEVAVEAFLERRIGFMAIAATVDAVLNALPNRAPDGLDDVLAADAEARRLAAAIIAKAPAPRVERTV; this comes from the coding sequence ATGCAAAAACGTCTGACATTGCTCGGTTCCACGGGCTCGATCGGAGACAGCACGCTCGACGTGGTCGCGCGCCACCCCGAACGATTCTCGGTCTACGCGCTGAGCGCGCACCGCAACGGCGACAAGCTCGTCGAGCAGTGCCTGCGCTTCGCGCCCGAAGTGGCGGTGGTCGGCGATGCCGCGACGGCCGCGCACGTCGACGCGAAACTGCGCGCGGCGGGCAGCAAGACGATCGTGCTGCACGGGCCGCAGGCGCTCGTCGACGTGTCGAAGAGCGACGGCTGCGACACGGTGGTCGCGGCCATCGTCGGCGCGGCAGGTCTTGCGCCGAGCCTCGCGGCCGCGCGCGCGGGCAAGCGAATCCTGCTCGCGAACAAGGAAGCGCTGGTGATGTCGGGCGCGATCTTCATGGACGCGGTGCGCGACCATGGCGCGATCCTGCTGCCGGTCGACAGCGAACACAACGCGATCTTCCAGTGCATGCCGCGCGATGCGGCCGAGCACGGCGGGATCTCGAAGATCATCCTGACCGCATCGGGCGGCCCGTTCCGCACGCGCGAGCCGGCCACGCTCGTCGACGTGACGCCGGACGAGGCGTGCAAGCACCCGAACTGGGTGATGGGCCGCAAGATCTCGGTCGATTCCGCGACGATGATGAACAAGGGCCTCGAGGTGATCGAGGCGCACTGGATCTTCGGGCTGCCGGGCGACCGGATCGACGTGCTGATCCATCCGCAGAGCGTGATCCACTCGCTCGTGTCGTACCGCGACGGCTCGGTGCTCGCACAGCTCGGCAACCCCGACATGCGCACGCCGATCGCGCACGCGCTCGCGTTCCCTGACCGCGTCGATGCGGGCGTCGACCAGCTCGACCTCGCGCAGATCGCCCAGCTGTCGTTCGAGCAGCCCGATTACGCGCGCTTCCCGTGCCTTGCGCTCGCGCTGAAGGCGCTCGAGGAAGGCGGCATCGCGAGTGCCGCATTGAACGCGGCGAACGAAGTTGCGGTCGAAGCATTTCTCGAGCGCCGGATCGGCTTCATGGCGATCGCGGCGACGGTCGACGCGGTGCTCAACGCGCTGCCGAACCGTGCCCCCGACGGGCTCGACGATGTCCTGGCGGCGGATGCCGAGGCACGCCGCCTCGCCGCCGCGATTATTGCGAAAGCGCCTGCGCCCCGCGTGGAGCGTACTGTCTGA
- the rpsB gene encoding 30S ribosomal protein S2: MAVTMRQMLEAGVHFGHQTRFWNPKMAPFIFGHRNKIHIINLEKTLPMFTDAQKYVRQLAANRGTILFVGTKRQSRDTIAQEAQRAGMPFVNARWLGGMMTNFKTLKVSIKRLKDMEAAVESGETEKMSKKEALLFEREIVKLQKSIGGVKDMGGIPDAIFVIDVGYHKIAVTEANKLGVPVIAVVDTNHSPEGVDYVIPGNDDSSKAVALYAEGVADAILEGRANAVNEVVQAARGDDEYVEENA, from the coding sequence ATGGCAGTCACAATGCGCCAAATGCTGGAAGCAGGTGTCCACTTCGGTCACCAGACGCGCTTCTGGAACCCGAAGATGGCACCGTTCATTTTCGGTCACCGCAACAAGATTCACATCATCAACCTCGAAAAGACGCTGCCGATGTTCACGGACGCACAGAAGTACGTGCGTCAGCTGGCAGCGAACCGTGGCACGATCCTGTTCGTCGGCACGAAGCGCCAGTCGCGCGACACGATCGCCCAGGAAGCGCAGCGCGCGGGCATGCCGTTCGTCAACGCACGCTGGCTCGGCGGCATGATGACCAACTTCAAGACGCTGAAGGTTTCGATCAAGCGCCTGAAGGACATGGAAGCGGCTGTCGAATCGGGCGAAACCGAGAAGATGAGCAAGAAGGAAGCGCTGCTGTTCGAACGTGAGATCGTCAAGCTGCAGAAGTCGATCGGCGGCGTGAAGGACATGGGCGGCATTCCGGACGCAATCTTCGTCATCGACGTCGGCTACCACAAGATCGCCGTCACCGAAGCGAACAAGCTGGGCGTGCCGGTCATCGCCGTGGTCGATACGAACCACTCGCCGGAAGGCGTGGACTACGTGATCCCGGGCAACGACGACTCGAGCAAGGCAGTCGCGCTGTACGCTGAAGGCGTGGCCGACGCGATCTTGGAAGGCCGTGCGAACGCGGTCAACGAAGTGGTCCAGGCGGCACGCGGCGACGACGAGTACGTCGAGGAAAACGCGTAA
- the tsf gene encoding translation elongation factor Ts, which produces MAAITASMVAELRAKTDAPMMECKKALTEADGDLAKAEELLRVKLGNKASKAASRVTAEGVVASFVGGNAGALVELNCETDFVAKNDDFLAFSKTVAELVATQNPADVAALSALPLEGKTVDEVRLALIGKIGENVSIRRFVRFETANKIATYLHGARIGVIVEYTGAEEQVGKDVAMHVAAMKPVALSSADVPAELIETERRVAEQKAAESGKPAEIVAKMVDGSVQKYLKEVSLLNQTFVKNDKQTIEQMLKAADAAVQKFALFVVGEGIEKRQDDFAAEVAAQVAAAKQQ; this is translated from the coding sequence ATGGCGGCAATTACCGCAAGCATGGTGGCAGAACTGCGCGCAAAGACCGACGCACCGATGATGGAGTGCAAGAAGGCGCTGACGGAAGCCGACGGCGATCTGGCCAAGGCTGAAGAACTGCTGCGCGTCAAGCTCGGCAACAAGGCGAGCAAGGCGGCATCGCGCGTGACGGCCGAAGGCGTCGTCGCATCGTTCGTCGGCGGCAACGCAGGCGCGCTGGTCGAACTGAACTGCGAAACCGACTTCGTCGCGAAGAACGACGACTTCCTCGCGTTCTCGAAGACGGTTGCCGAGCTCGTCGCCACGCAGAACCCGGCCGACGTGGCTGCGCTGTCGGCGCTGCCGCTCGAAGGCAAGACGGTCGACGAAGTGCGTCTGGCACTGATCGGCAAGATCGGCGAGAACGTGTCGATCCGCCGTTTCGTCCGCTTCGAAACCGCGAACAAGATCGCAACGTACCTGCACGGCGCGCGCATCGGCGTGATCGTCGAGTACACGGGCGCGGAAGAGCAGGTCGGCAAGGACGTCGCGATGCACGTCGCGGCAATGAAGCCGGTCGCGCTGTCGTCGGCCGACGTGCCGGCCGAGCTGATCGAGACGGAGCGCCGCGTGGCCGAGCAGAAGGCTGCGGAATCGGGCAAGCCGGCCGAGATCGTCGCGAAGATGGTCGACGGTAGCGTCCAGAAGTACCTGAAGGAAGTGTCGCTGCTGAACCAGACGTTCGTGAAGAACGACAAGCAGACGATCGAGCAGATGCTGAAGGCAGCGGATGCCGCAGTGCAGAAATTCGCGCTGTTCGTCGTCGGCGAAGGCATCGAGAAGCGCCAGGACGACTTCGCCGCCGAAGTGGCCGCGCAAGTCGCAGCAGCAAAGCAGCAGTAA